In Daphnia pulex isolate KAP4 chromosome 7, ASM2113471v1, one genomic interval encodes:
- the LOC124197762 gene encoding uncharacterized protein LOC124197762 has protein sequence MASKKKAENEHTPEGEDHVNPPKKQKKGHVIEIDPIFAVSRSDFLSIIQNLVGNYPNIRSANLSSDCDFSSLPKDIDVEMLIEVIESVGAACVFHGDFDVRRYGLECWKIALLLREAFAIPKTALYQSKWEKLALRNKREFQTVAELEQLLRQRRTHWTVQAYFLGRRTLEKHNCFPSGCIIFNMYNFASHIWNHRPIAKNQPRCFAVTMFLIELFGKKEYLQQFIRNPTWCSDIGHWTFCELFNTLGDPTWTGLDVTEQNAVLTFDNLMETLGFCFLYQVNVHDMASLDEIKINEEWTIQSKADKLEDISNLILVILKLLVSIPKSKSESKRLKSKLAIYINIFELKRVSQKPNLLLRVCTSHQGTPNEFKLIKLLLKAGADPNAVDQQRCSPLHLLAKSEHLSSHSWSNPSYSTRAENFTAIVRVIFDGRFHQDQVNLSGQSALECLKPLSSYPDAELSRLVGNFSQGVRPLSCIAAKEVRRHQLPCECLPVTLQSMVLQH, from the coding sequence ATGGCTTCCAAAAAGAAAGCTGAGAACGAACACACACCTGAAGGTGAGGACCATGTCAACCCACCtaagaaacagaagaagggCCATGTGATCGAAATTGATCCCATATTTGCAGTATCAAGATCAGACTTCCTTTCGATAATTCAGAACCTTGTTGGTAACTACCCAAACATCAGGAGTGCAAATCTATCCAGTGACTGCGATTTTTCAAGTCTTCCTAAAGACATTGATGTGGAAATGCTCATCGAAGTAATTGAATCGGTCGGCGCCGCGTGTGTTTTTCACGGAGATTTTGACGTTCGAAGATATGGTTTAGAATGCTGGAAGATTGCCCTTCTATTGCGAGAAGCCTTTGCAATTCCGAAGACCGCCTTGTACCAAtctaaatgggaaaaattagCTTTGAGGAATAAGCGGGAATTCCAAACCGTTGCAGAACTGGAACAATTGCTTAGACAGAGGCGAACGCATTGGACAGTTCAGGCGTACTTCCTCGGCAGACGTACTTTGGAGAAGCATAACTGCTTTCCGAGTGGATGCATCATATTCAACATGTACAATTTCGCGAGTCATATCTGGAACCACCGGCCAATAGCGAAGAATCAACCACGTTGTTTTGCCGTCACAATGTTCCTTATTGAactctttggaaaaaaagagtattTACAACAATTCATTCGCAATCCAACATGGTGTTCTGACATCGGACACTGGACTTTTTGTGAACTATTCAATACTTTGGGAGATCCAACATGGACTGGCCTTGATGTAACCGAACAAAATGCAGTATTGACTTTCGACAACTTGATGGAAACCCtgggtttttgtttcttataccAGGTTAATGTTCACGATATGGCCTCATTGGATGAGATTAAAATAAACGAAGAGTGGACAATCCAGTCTAAAGCCGACAAACTGGAAGATATTTCAAACCTGATTCTTGTTATTCTCAAACTGCTGGTGTCAATTCCGAAATCGAAGAGTGAAAGCAAGCGATTGAAGAGCAAGCTAGCCATCTACATAAATATCTTTGAACTCAAGCGGGTATCTCAAAAACCGAACCTCTTGCTTAGAGTATGCACGTCGCACCAAGGAACACCCAACGAGTTCAAGCTGATCAAGTTGTTGCTGAAAGCAGGAGCGGATCCCAACGCTGTAGATCAACAACGCTGCAGCCCTCTTCATCTGCTGGCAAAAAGTGAACATCTCTCCTCTCATTCGTGGAGCAATCCTTCTTACTCTACTCGTGCTGAAAACTTCACTGCCATCGTTCGAGTTATCTTTGATGGAAGATTCCATCAAGATCAAGTCAATCTAAGTGGCCAATCAGCATTGGAGTGTCTAAAACCTCTTTCGAGCTATCCAGATGCTGAGTTAAGCCGACTGGTAGGCAATTTCTCGCAGGGTGTTCGTCCGTTATCTTGCATCGCAGCGAAAGAAGTTCGAAGGCATCAACTTCCCTGTGAATGTTTACCTGTGACGCTTCAGTCTATGGTTTTGCAGCACTAG